One bacterium genomic window carries:
- a CDS encoding VOC family protein: MGDRPIDSGVRIGHVHLKVSDLDRALQFYCGVLGFDLVQRMGNGAAFISAGGYHHHLGLNTWHSRGAPPPPERSTGLYHVAILYPTRAALADALRRLMHAEIALEGAADHGVSEALYLHDPDFNGLELYWDRPERQWPRDPDGNLRMVTEPLDLEDLLAELK, encoded by the coding sequence ATAGGCGACCGACCGATTGACTCCGGAGTACGGATCGGGCACGTTCATCTGAAAGTGTCTGATCTGGATCGGGCGCTGCAATTTTATTGCGGTGTGCTGGGGTTCGATCTTGTGCAGCGGATGGGCAACGGAGCGGCATTCATCAGCGCGGGCGGATATCATCATCATCTTGGACTGAACACGTGGCACAGCCGCGGCGCACCTCCGCCGCCGGAACGTTCGACGGGGCTTTATCATGTGGCGATTCTCTATCCGACGCGCGCTGCGCTGGCCGATGCGCTGAGGCGCTTGATGCATGCGGAGATTGCTCTGGAAGGCGCGGCGGATCACGGCGTGAGTGAAGCGCTCTACTTGCATGATCCAGATTTCAACGGACTTGAACTCTATTGGGACCGACCCGAACGGCAGTGGCCGCGGGACCCTGACGGTAACTTGAGAATGGTCACCGAGCCGCTTGACCTTGAGGACTTGTTAGCAGAATTGAAATAA
- a CDS encoding patatin-like phospholipase family protein has translation MRVVRSLWASLLFVVIGWSAAQAETGGYALVLSGGGARGFAHIGVLKALEEEELIPDMIVGSSVGGIIGGLYCAGYTPEELRDLSVSTEWSRLFLDRPARRNLVLAQKENSGKGLLTLRFRGWTPEVPVAVSGGQKLYDLLFDLEQNARFHAWNSFDDFPVRLRLLASDIVHGTPVVFRHGSIAEAMRASSSLPLVYIPYPLGDMRLIDGGVTENIPVEQAREEGADFVLAVDVTTPVIPGEAIDLPWELSDRVTTILQLEQNEQSRRTADVVIEPQVGEHTSTDFSKIDSLIEAGYAAGKAIASELRAKLHGRGLAARPLFAASRAGLSVSERTRDEFEASFPNHGEAATRIIHAGITVFADSLVNNVPPAEVARRYQERGLTLARPIRLEQSTDGGLFCEWDEGIIRKISVDGVEHVKPSVLLRDFPLREGDRFDVRRAKRGLAQIQGNERFDLVALAHAATDKGTYLTLRAIERATPQLRIGAGYSSERKGRGFIEFTHDRLEPIGGRVTLFGKYGEMDEELRGTRRIDRILNSNFTAEYNAFWEREEHRFFDDRHESSGSFFFERTGTDAWAGRALRRWGEIGAGLGYRDYRTGGVSSDTRASHAWVGLRTHVDTQDSYPFPSRGILLRSQYQLVVQSTGDLKANRLTTTAAAYVPVRPRWTAALHGDYGWNDTQLPLWGQYCFGGEHQMPGLHEGERFGNSMFALQFEARYDLLSRLLADAYVSALYSLGGVSPLSDPFPAVEDYRHSFGARFALATLFGPMSLTAGEMIKSQNETGSFHVYLNLGHEF, from the coding sequence ATGCGTGTTGTGCGCTCGCTCTGGGCGAGTTTATTGTTCGTCGTGATTGGCTGGTCTGCTGCGCAAGCGGAGACCGGCGGCTACGCGCTCGTGTTGTCGGGCGGCGGAGCGCGCGGCTTCGCGCACATCGGCGTGTTGAAGGCATTGGAAGAAGAAGAACTGATCCCCGACATGATCGTCGGGTCGTCCGTCGGCGGAATAATCGGCGGACTGTATTGTGCAGGCTATACGCCGGAGGAGCTGCGCGATCTTTCGGTATCCACGGAGTGGAGCAGGCTGTTTCTCGATCGTCCGGCGCGGCGCAATCTGGTGCTTGCGCAGAAGGAGAACTCCGGCAAGGGGCTTCTGACGCTGCGCTTTCGCGGCTGGACGCCGGAGGTGCCGGTGGCAGTATCCGGTGGGCAGAAGCTCTACGATCTGTTATTCGATCTTGAGCAGAACGCGCGTTTTCACGCGTGGAACAGCTTCGACGATTTTCCGGTACGGCTGCGCCTTCTGGCGTCGGACATCGTGCATGGAACGCCGGTGGTGTTCCGTCACGGGAGCATCGCCGAGGCGATGCGCGCATCGTCGTCGCTGCCGCTGGTGTATATTCCTTATCCGTTAGGTGACATGCGCCTAATAGATGGCGGCGTCACGGAGAATATTCCGGTCGAGCAGGCGCGTGAAGAGGGGGCCGACTTTGTGCTGGCCGTTGACGTGACGACGCCTGTAATCCCCGGTGAAGCGATCGACTTGCCGTGGGAATTGTCCGACCGCGTGACGACAATCTTGCAGCTTGAGCAGAATGAGCAGTCGCGGCGAACGGCGGATGTCGTGATCGAACCGCAAGTGGGAGAACACACTTCTACGGACTTCAGCAAGATTGACAGTCTGATCGAAGCGGGTTACGCGGCGGGTAAGGCAATCGCGAGTGAGTTGCGGGCCAAGCTGCACGGGCGCGGTCTGGCGGCGCGGCCGCTGTTCGCGGCATCGCGGGCAGGATTATCGGTAAGTGAACGCACGCGCGACGAATTTGAAGCCAGCTTTCCGAATCACGGCGAAGCCGCTACGCGGATCATACATGCCGGGATAACGGTCTTCGCGGACTCGCTCGTCAACAACGTGCCGCCGGCGGAAGTGGCGCGTCGCTATCAGGAGCGCGGACTGACGCTGGCGCGGCCCATTCGTTTGGAGCAGAGCACGGACGGCGGACTGTTTTGCGAATGGGACGAAGGGATCATTCGCAAGATCAGCGTGGACGGCGTGGAGCATGTGAAGCCAAGCGTGCTCCTGCGCGACTTTCCGCTGCGCGAAGGCGACCGCTTTGATGTGCGCCGGGCAAAACGGGGGTTGGCGCAGATTCAGGGCAACGAGCGATTCGATCTGGTGGCGCTGGCGCATGCGGCGACAGACAAGGGGACCTATCTGACGCTGCGGGCGATTGAACGGGCCACGCCGCAATTGCGCATCGGTGCCGGGTATTCGAGTGAGCGCAAGGGGCGCGGCTTCATCGAGTTCACGCACGACCGACTGGAGCCCATCGGCGGGCGCGTGACGCTTTTTGGAAAATACGGCGAGATGGACGAGGAATTGCGCGGCACGCGGCGGATAGACCGCATTCTCAATTCAAACTTCACCGCGGAGTATAACGCGTTTTGGGAGCGCGAAGAGCACCGCTTCTTTGACGACCGCCATGAAAGCAGCGGATCGTTCTTTTTTGAACGCACGGGGACGGATGCATGGGCCGGGCGCGCGCTGCGGCGCTGGGGAGAAATTGGCGCAGGCTTAGGCTATCGCGACTATCGCACGGGCGGCGTCAGCAGCGACACACGAGCGAGTCATGCATGGGTGGGCTTGCGCACGCATGTGGACACGCAGGACAGCTATCCGTTTCCCTCGCGCGGAATTCTTTTGCGGAGTCAGTATCAACTGGTCGTGCAGTCCACGGGTGATTTGAAAGCGAATAGATTGACGACGACCGCGGCGGCGTATGTTCCAGTGCGACCGCGCTGGACGGCGGCCTTGCATGGTGATTACGGCTGGAATGACACGCAGCTACCGCTGTGGGGGCAATACTGCTTCGGCGGTGAACATCAAATGCCGGGATTGCACGAAGGCGAGCGCTTCGGTAATTCCATGTTCGCGCTGCAATTTGAAGCGCGCTATGACTTGCTGTCGCGATTGCTCGCGGATGCCTACGTTTCGGCGCTGTATTCGCTGGGCGGTGTGTCGCCGCTCTCGGATCCATTCCCGGCGGTGGAAGATTATCGGCACAGCTTCGGTGCGCGGTTCGCGCTGGCGACGCTGTTCGGTCCGATGTCGCTAACGGCGGGGGAGATGATCAAGAGCCAAAATGAGACGGGGAGTTTCCATGTTTACCTCAATCTTGGCCACGAGTTTTAG
- a CDS encoding glycosyltransferase family 2 protein translates to MKLSGWTQTGASGLLAEFPVAQLTDVELFSAGAAAPEFAPLAACADNFAACLNEAARRATRGLLLFLPADLLTLPDGWRERLLAAAAAHPAARFFFGDYAWRSADGDQPFTVRHDLGDITEREDWGPVWAVRVEWLNSLGGLDTEHHKAAFYDLLLKSWGSTTRVHIGGPLAVVPAPQTDAAEQAIKSKLFYPGRGALGGFSYLFMDKETEHHTEQVFYNFLKREHAWLAGDRSASPRTSAGGQGGVNSTSTPRISVVTPVYNRAKFIGKAIESVQAADISDWEYVIVDNGSTDNTRDVVRSYMARDPRIKLIENDRNVIAVSLNLGVRAAQGQYIAQLDSDDEHLPHTLRTMADHLDSNPTWGLAISYYELMDVDGNVLPDFGVIKHEQYNRNNILRRDGAGALRCWHRSVILEFGGFDEGELGHYGEDYDLVLKCGEKYEVGRVHLVCYRYRRHDDNTDVLRSSEMKIRNKTLARLRALDRRRALNAAG, encoded by the coding sequence ATGAAACTTTCCGGATGGACTCAAACGGGCGCAAGCGGACTGCTTGCTGAATTTCCCGTCGCACAACTGACGGATGTCGAACTCTTCTCGGCCGGCGCCGCCGCGCCGGAATTTGCTCCGCTCGCCGCCTGTGCGGACAACTTCGCGGCCTGTCTAAATGAAGCCGCGCGCCGCGCCACACGCGGTCTGCTGCTCTTTCTGCCGGCCGACCTGCTCACGCTGCCGGACGGCTGGCGTGAACGCCTGCTCGCCGCAGCAGCCGCGCATCCTGCCGCGCGGTTCTTCTTCGGCGACTACGCGTGGCGCTCGGCTGACGGTGATCAACCTTTCACCGTGCGTCACGATCTCGGCGACATCACCGAACGCGAAGACTGGGGCCCGGTCTGGGCCGTGCGCGTCGAGTGGTTGAACTCACTCGGCGGACTCGACACCGAGCACCATAAAGCCGCCTTCTACGATCTGCTCCTGAAAAGCTGGGGCAGCACGACCCGCGTGCACATCGGCGGCCCGTTGGCTGTCGTCCCCGCGCCGCAAACCGACGCCGCTGAACAGGCAATAAAATCCAAACTCTTCTATCCCGGCCGCGGCGCCCTCGGCGGATTCTCGTATCTCTTCATGGACAAAGAAACCGAGCACCACACCGAGCAGGTCTTCTATAATTTCCTGAAGCGCGAACACGCCTGGCTCGCTGGCGACCGCTCCGCATCTCCCCGCACTTCAGCGGGCGGGCAAGGAGGGGTAAACTCGACAAGCACTCCCCGCATCTCCGTCGTCACACCCGTCTACAATCGCGCCAAGTTCATCGGCAAAGCCATTGAGTCCGTGCAAGCCGCCGACATCTCCGATTGGGAGTACGTCATCGTAGACAACGGCTCGACCGATAATACCCGCGACGTCGTGCGCAGCTACATGGCCCGCGACCCGCGCATTAAGTTAATCGAAAACGACCGCAACGTCATCGCGGTGTCGCTCAATCTCGGCGTCCGTGCCGCGCAAGGTCAATACATCGCGCAGCTCGACAGCGACGACGAGCACCTGCCGCACACGCTGCGCACCATGGCCGATCATCTCGACAGCAACCCCACGTGGGGTTTGGCCATCAGCTACTACGAGCTGATGGACGTCGACGGCAACGTCCTGCCCGATTTCGGAGTGATCAAGCACGAGCAGTACAACCGCAACAACATTCTGCGCCGCGACGGCGCCGGCGCGTTACGCTGCTGGCATCGCAGTGTGATTCTGGAATTCGGCGGCTTCGATGAAGGCGAACTCGGGCACTACGGCGAAGATTACGATCTCGTGCTGAAGTGCGGCGAGAAATATGAAGTGGGCCGCGTCCATCTGGTCTGCTATCGCTATCGCCGTCACGACGACAATACCGATGTGTTGCGTTCCAGTGAAATGAAGATCCGTAACAAGACCTTAGCGCGCCTGCGGGCTCTCGACCGCCGACGCGCGCTCAACGCCGCCGGCTAA
- the nadE gene encoding NAD(+) synthase yields MQHFRLRLALCNLNPTVGALRSNADRVIAAARAAVARDCELAVASELVLAGYPSEDLVLWPDYVEQQWQELQRIARDTAELNLYLAVGLAVTHAEKIYNCAALVHHGHILGVVPKQHLASYNVFYEGRTFSAGTPGDLTDHRGVPFGDLVFDTPFGKLALEICEDLWVECGPLLSRVERGAQLSVNLSASPWRIGVAEARRDLLRARSRAAGIPLIYVNQVGANDSLIFDGTSLAARNGELIFESPRWVEQISVLDLHAPVPVAIHPDTHSAFFDDLSAALALGIADYFAKTRAFDRLGVSLSGGKDSALVLLLACDAARRLNRDPRDFVHAFSLPTHFNSDATRNVARDLARDLGVTFMEDSIEDAVAVERAAALRLSGVARLAPLTEQNIQARIRALRMWNWSNQSRGLWLQTGNMSEKAVGYTTIGGDLSGGYAPIANVPKTLVTALLTHYQSRLNFASLATLLTLRPSAELAENQEDERDLMPYPVLDACFELFAGRKLPLPEVLRELELRFSDEALKQLDPAYGPGQLKEWLRKFARLFIYSIYKWVQSPQGIHVSDLDLDRERALQLPVVQSTEWLNLTNL; encoded by the coding sequence ATCCAACATTTCCGCTTGCGTCTCGCTCTCTGCAATCTCAACCCTACCGTCGGCGCACTGCGTTCCAATGCGGACCGCGTGATTGCCGCCGCGCGCGCAGCCGTCGCCCGGGATTGTGAACTCGCGGTCGCAAGCGAACTTGTGCTCGCGGGCTACCCCAGCGAAGACCTCGTCCTCTGGCCCGATTATGTTGAGCAGCAGTGGCAGGAGTTGCAGCGCATCGCCCGCGATACGGCGGAGCTAAACCTCTATCTCGCGGTCGGTCTCGCTGTCACCCACGCCGAGAAGATCTACAACTGCGCCGCGCTCGTGCATCACGGCCATATTCTCGGCGTCGTGCCCAAGCAGCATCTCGCCAGCTACAATGTCTTCTACGAAGGCCGCACCTTCTCGGCGGGCACTCCGGGCGATCTCACTGATCATCGCGGCGTTCCCTTTGGCGATCTGGTCTTCGACACTCCCTTCGGCAAACTCGCACTCGAGATTTGTGAAGACCTATGGGTCGAGTGCGGCCCGCTGCTCTCGCGTGTCGAGCGCGGCGCGCAGCTCTCCGTCAATCTCTCCGCGTCGCCGTGGCGCATCGGCGTCGCCGAAGCCCGCCGTGATCTCCTCCGCGCGCGATCCCGTGCCGCGGGCATTCCCCTGATCTACGTCAATCAGGTCGGCGCCAACGACAGCTTGATCTTCGACGGGACGTCGCTCGCCGCGCGCAACGGCGAGCTGATCTTCGAAAGCCCGCGCTGGGTTGAGCAGATTTCGGTGCTCGATCTGCATGCACCCGTTCCGGTCGCGATTCACCCCGACACGCATAGCGCATTTTTTGACGACCTTAGCGCCGCGCTCGCGCTGGGCATCGCCGACTATTTCGCGAAGACTCGCGCCTTCGACCGCCTCGGGGTGTCGCTCTCCGGCGGCAAAGACTCCGCACTCGTGCTCTTGTTAGCCTGCGATGCCGCGCGTCGTCTGAATCGCGACCCCCGCGATTTCGTCCACGCCTTCTCGCTGCCCACGCATTTCAACAGCGACGCCACCCGCAACGTCGCCCGCGATCTCGCCCGCGACCTCGGCGTAACGTTCATGGAAGATTCCATCGAAGATGCCGTCGCCGTCGAACGCGCCGCCGCACTGCGCTTGAGTGGCGTGGCCCGACTTGCGCCGCTGACCGAACAGAATATTCAAGCCCGCATCCGTGCGCTGCGCATGTGGAACTGGTCGAATCAATCACGCGGACTCTGGCTGCAAACGGGCAACATGTCCGAGAAAGCTGTCGGCTACACGACCATCGGCGGCGATCTCTCCGGCGGCTATGCGCCCATCGCCAACGTCCCCAAAACGCTCGTTACGGCCCTGCTCACCCACTATCAATCGCGCCTGAATTTCGCAAGTCTCGCGACCCTGCTCACGCTCCGGCCGTCCGCTGAATTGGCCGAGAATCAGGAAGACGAGCGCGATCTGATGCCTTATCCCGTGCTCGACGCCTGCTTCGAGCTTTTCGCCGGACGCAAACTCCCGCTCCCGGAAGTCCTGCGCGAACTCGAACTGCGTTTCAGCGACGAAGCCCTAAAACAACTCGACCCGGCCTATGGACCGGGTCAACTCAAGGAATGGCTGCGCAAATTCGCGCGCCTGTTTATCTACTCAATCTACAAGTGGGTTCAATCGCCGCAAGGCATTCACGTCAGCGACTTGGATTTGGATCGCGAACGCGCCCTCCAGCTCCCGGTTGTCCAAAGCACCGAATGGCTGAACCTGACCAATCTGTAG